A portion of the Gorilla gorilla gorilla isolate KB3781 chromosome X, NHGRI_mGorGor1-v2.1_pri, whole genome shotgun sequence genome contains these proteins:
- the PPP4R3C gene encoding protein PPP4R3C: protein MAGLRYSVKVYVLNGEEEWNNLGTGQISSTYDEQFQGMSLLVRSDSDGSVILRSQIPPDRPYGKYQETLIVWYEAENQGLVLKFQDPAGCQDIWKEICQVQGKDPSIQTTVNISDEPEEDFNEMSVISNTVLLPDCELNTLDQIADIVTSVLSSPITDRERLAEILKNEAYIPKLLQLFHTCENLENTEGLHHLYEIIKGILFLNKACLFEIMFSDECIMDVVGCLEYDPALDQPKRHRDFLTNDAKFKEVIPITNSELRQKIHQTYRLQYIHDILFPVPSIFEDNFLSTLTTFIFSNKAEIVSMLQKDHKFLYEVFAQLKDETTHDDRRCELLFFFKELCSFSQALQPQSKDTLFETLTQLGVLPALKIVMIRDDLQVRSAAAVICAYLVEYSPSRIREFIISEAHVCKDSDLFINVIIKQMICDTDPELGGAVHLMVVLHTLLDPRNMLTTPEKSERSEFLHFFYKHCMHKFTEPLLAATSEHNCDIAGYDKSKNCPNDNQTAQLLALILELLTFCIQHHTFYIRSYILNKDLLRKALILMNSKHTHLILCVLRFMRRMICLNDEAYNNYIIKGNLFEPVVNALLDNGTRYNMLNSAILELFEYIRVENIKSLVSHIVEKFYNTLESIEYVQTFKGLKIKYEKERDRQSQIQKNLHSVLRNIVVFRGTIEEVGLEEEICFMEDAGEAVMPPLEDDDEFMETKRTQEGEAVMPPLEDDDKFTETKRTHQEGEAVMPPLEDDDEFMETKRTQEHEDKVDSPKRTSSGDFKFSSSYSACAAIGTGSPSGSSVVRLVDHPDDEEEKEEDKEDETSPKKKPHLSS from the coding sequence ATGGCAGGCCTGAGGTACAGTGTAAAAGTCTATGTCCTGAACGGAGAGGAGGAATGGAACAATCTAGGCACCGGTCAGATCTCATCCACCTATGACGAGCAGTTCCAGGGCATGTCGCTGCTTGTTCGGTCAGATTCAGATGGGTCAGTCATTCTGCGGTCACAGATACCTCCAGACAGGCCCTATGGGAAATACCAAGAGACGCTAATTGTTTGGTATGAAGCTGAGAACCAGGGTTTGGTGCTAAAATTCCAAGACCCAGCCGGCTGccaggatatttggaaagaaattTGCCAAGTTCAAGGTAAGGATCCGTCTATCCAAACCACAGTGAACATTTCAGATGAACCAGAGGAAGACTTTAATGAAATGTCAGTAATTAGTAATACGGTTTTGCTGCCTGACTGTGAACTCAATACACTTGATCAAATTGCTGACATAGTTACCTCAGTTTTGTCGTCACCTATTACGGATAGGGAAAGACTGGCTGAGATCTTGAAAAATGAGGCTTATATTCCAAAACTACTGCAACTGTTCCACACTTGTGAAAATCTAGAGAATACTGAAGGTTtacaccatttgtatgaaattaTTAAGGGAATTTTATTCCTCAACAAGGCATGTCTGTTTGAGATAATGTTTTCTGATGAGTGTATCATGGATGTGGTGGGATGCCTTGAGTATGACCCTGCTTTGGATCAGCCAAAAAGGCATAGGGACTTCTTGACCAACGATGCAAAGTTCAAGGAAGTTATACCAATAACTAACTCTGAACTTAGGCAAAAAATACATCAGACATACAGATTACAGTACATTCATGACATTCTTTTTCCTGTGCCTTCCATAtttgaagataattttctttctacacttacaacttttattttctccaacAAGGCTGAGATAGTAAGCATGCTGCAGAAAGATCACAAATTTTTGTATGAAGTTTTTGCACAGTTAAAGGATGAGACTACACATGATGATAGACGGTGtgaattgctattttttttcaagGAGTTATGTTCATTTTCTCAGGCATTACAGCCTCAAAGCAAGGATACACTATTTGAAACGTTGACACAGTTGGGAGTTCTTCCTGCTCTTAAAATCGTAATGATCAGGGATGATTTGCAAGTAAGGTCAGCTGCTGCAGTTATATGTGCTTATCTAGTGGAGTACAGTCCATCCAGGATCCGAGAATTTATAATTTCAGAAGCTCACGTGTGCAAAGATAGTGACCTTTTCATTAATGTAATAATTAAACAAATGATCTGTGATACTGATCCTGAGTTAGGGGGTGCTGTTCATTTGATGGTAGTTCTGCATACTCTACTTGATCCACGCAACATGCTGACAACACCTGAGAAAAGTGAAAGAAGTGAATTTCTACATTTCTTCTACAAACATTGCATGCATAAATTTACAGAACCACTTTTGGCTGCCACCTCAGAACACAACTGTGATATAGCTGGatatgacaaaagcaaaaattgcccCAATGATAATCAAACAGCACAACTGCTTGCTTTGATATTAGAGCTACTTACATTTTGTATACAACATCATACATTCTACATAAGAAGCTATATCTTGAACAAAGACTTGCTAAGAAAGGCCTTGATATTGATGAATTCAAAGCATACTCACCTGATTTTGTGTGTTCTTCGCTTTATGAGAAGGATGATTTGCCTTAATGATGAAGCTTATAATAATTACATCATCAAGGGAAATCTTTTTGAGCCAGTTGTAAATGCTCTTCTAGATAATGGAACTCGGTACAATATGTTGAATTCAGCTATTCTTGAGCTATTTGAATACATAAGAGTGGAAAATATCAAGTCTCTTGTTTCACATATAGTTGAAAAGTTTTATAACACACTTGAATCGATTGAATATGTTCAGACATTCAAAGGATTGAagattaaatatgaaaaagagagagacagacaaagtcaaatacaaaagaatttaCATTCTGTACTGCGAAATATAGTAGTTTTCAGAGGTACCATAGAAGAAGTCGGGCTGGAAGAAGAAATATGTTTTATGGAAGATGCAGGAGAAGCAGTTATGCCACCACTGGAAGATGACGATGAATTTATGGAGACCAAAAGAACCCAAGAAGGAGAAGCAGTTATGCCACCACTGGAAGATGACGATAAATTTACGGAGACCAAAAGAACCCACCAAGAAGGAGAAGCAGTTATGCCACCACTGGAAGATGACGATGAATTTATGGAGACTAAAAGAACCCAAGAACATGAAGACAAGGTAGACTCTCCCAAAAGAACATCTTCTGGTGACTTCAAATTCTCTTCATCTTATTCTGCTTGTGCTGCGATTGGAACAGGTAGCCCAAGTGGTAGCAGTGTGGTTCGTTTAGTGGATCATCCAgatgatgaagaagaaaaagaggaagataaaGAAGACGAAACATCCCCCAAGAAGAAACCTCATCTTAGCTCCTAA